One genomic window of Chanos chanos chromosome 13, fChaCha1.1, whole genome shotgun sequence includes the following:
- the LOC115826806 gene encoding cytochrome P450 2K1-like, with the protein MATLEILLSQVPSTGTLLTAVLLLLVLYFISSGSSTQEKGKQPPGPKPLPVLGNLLQLDLKRPHESLHELSKKYGSVFTVYLGPRKVVVLAGYKTVKEALVQHAEEFGNRDIPPLVAEFNTGHGIIFSNGEVWREMRRFALSTLRDFGMGKRGSEDKITEEIQYLKEVFKAFNGKPFDTTQPVNYAVSNIISSIVYGNRFDYSDPQFKAMVNRANENVRISGSVSMQLFNMFPWIGPLAMNWWKIWKNIKANRKQTTELINGLKNTLNLEERRCFVDCFLIRQQSEEESGKKDLFFHEENLLNSVANLFVAGTDTTATTLRWGLKLMAKYPHIQDRVQEEIDRVIGHRQPVVEDRKNLPYTDAVIHEIQRLANIVPMNLPHATSCDVHFKGFFIEKGTVVFPLLTSVLRDENEWESPYTFNPAHFLDKQGRFCKRDAFMPFSAGRRICLGESLARMELFLFFTSLLQHFRFTPPPGVSEEELDLTSVLGITLNPSPHQLCAVARS; encoded by the exons ATGGCAACACTGGAGATACTCCTTTCACAGGTCCCCAGCACAGGCACATTGCTGACTGCTGTTCTACTTCTTCTGGTTCTTTACTTCATCTCCTCTGGCTCCAGCACCcaggaaaaaggaaagcaaCCTCCTGGACCAAAGCCCCTGCCTGTCCTGGGAAACCTCTTACAGCTGGACCTCAAGAGACCCCATGAAAGCCTTCATGAA CTGTCCAAAAAATATGGGTCAGTGTTCACAGTGTACTTGGGCCCCAGGAAAGTTGTAGTTTTGGCTGGATACAAGACTGTTAAGGAGGCTCTTGTACAACATGCAGAGGAATTTGGGAACAGAGATATTCCTCCTCTGGTAGCTGAGTTTAATACAGGACATG GAATTATCTTCAGTAATGGAGAAGTTTGGAGAGAAATGAGGCGCTTTGCTCTTTCTACTCTAAGAGACTTTGGGATGGgcaagagagggagtgaggacAAAATCACTGAGGAGATCCAGTACCTCAAAGAAGTTTTTAAGGCATTCAATG GAAAACCATTTGACACCACACAACCTGTAAATTACGCTGTATCCAATATCATCTCCTCTATTGTGTATGGCAACAGATTTGACTACAGTGATCCTCAGTTTAAGGCTATGGTGAACAGAGCCAACGAGAATGTCAGGATTAGTGGCTCTGTCTCTATGCAG CTATTTAACATGTTCCCCTGGATTGGTCCCCTTGCTATGAACTGGTGGAAGATATGGAAGAATATAAAGGCCAACAGAAAGCAAACAACAGAACTCATAAATGGTCTAAAGAACACATTGAACCTTGAGGAACGTAGATGCTTCGTTGACTGCTTCCTCATCCGTCAGCAGAGTGAAGAA GAATCAGGTAAGAAAGATTTGTTCTTTCATGAAGAGAACCTGCTCAACAGTGTGGCCAATCTGTTTGTTGCTGGGACGGACACTACAGCCACAACACTGCGCTGGGGCCTCAAACTTATGGCCAAGTACCCACATATACAGG ACCGGGTCCAGGAGGAGATTGACAGGGTGATTGGGCATCGGCAGCCAGTGGTGGAAGACAGGAAGAACTTACCTTATACAGATGCAGTGATCCATGAAATTCAGAGACTGGCCAATATTGTACCCATGAATCTCCCTCACGCTACAAGTTGTGATGTTCATTTCAAGGGTTTTTTCATTGAAAAG GGAACTGTTGTGTTTCCTCTGCTGACATCTGTGTTAAGGGATGAGAATGAATGGGAGAGCCCTTACACCTTTAACCCAGCACATTTCCTGGACAAGCAGGGTCGGTTTTGTAAGAGAGACGCCTTCATGCCCTTCTCTGCAG ggcgCAGGATATGTCTGGGAGAGAGTCTTGCCAGAATGgagctcttcctcttcttcacctCTCTCCTGCAGCATTTCCGCTTCACTCCTCCTCCAGGGGTGTCTGAGGAAGAACTGGACCTGACATCAGTTTTAGGGATCACATTAAATCCTTCCCCCCACCAGCTGTGTGCAGTGGCCCGGTCCTGA
- the LOC115826805 gene encoding cytochrome P450 2K1: protein MATLEILLSQVPSTGTLLTAVLLLLVLYFISSGSNTQEKGKQPPGPKPLPVLGNLLQLDLKRPDESLHELSKKYGSVFTVYLGPRKVVVLAGYKTVKEALVQHAEEFGNRDIPPAVAEFNKGHGIIFSNGDVWREMRRFALSTLRDFGMGKRGSEDKIIEEIQYLKEVFKAFKGKPFDTTQPVNYAVSNIISSIVYGNRFDYNDPQFKAMVNRANENVRINGSVSVQLFNMFPWIGPFIMNWWKIWRNAKANRKQITELINGLKNTLNLEERRCFVDCFLIRQQSEEESGKKDSFFHEENLFFSVIHLFVAGTDTTSTTIRWGLKLMAKYPHIQDRVQEEIDRVIGSRQPVAEDRKNLPYTDAVIHEVQRLANIVPMSLPHTTSCDVHFKGFFIEKGALVFPLLTSVLRDENEWETPYTFNPAHFLDQQGRFCKKDAFMPFSAGRRICLGESLARMELFLFFTSLLQHFRFTPPPGVSEDELDLTSVLGITLNPSPHQLCAVARS, encoded by the exons ATGGCAACACTGGAGATACTCCTTTCACAGGTCCCCAGCACAGGCACATTGCTGACTGCTGTTCTACTTCTTCTGGTTCTTTACTTCATCTCCTCTGGCTCCAACACCcaggaaaaaggaaagcaaCCTCCCGGACCAAAGCCACTGCCTGTCCTGGGAAACCTCTTACAGCTGGACCTCAAGAGACCCGACGAAAGCCTTCATGAG CTGTCCAAAAAATATGGATCAGTGTTCACAGTGTACTTGGGCCCCAGGAAAGTTGTAGTTTTGGCTGGATACAAGACTGTTAAGGAGGCTCTTGTGCAACATGCAGAGGAATTTGGGAACAGAGACATTCCTCCTGCAGTAGCTGAGTTTAATAAAGGACATG GAATTATCTTCAGTAATGGAGATGTTTGGAGAGAAATGAGGCGCTTTGCTCTTTCTACTCTAAGAGACTTTGGGATGGgcaagagagggagtgaggacAAAATCATTGAGGAGATCCAGTACCTCAAAGAAGTTTTTAAGGCATTCAAAG GAAAACCATTTGACACAACCCAACCTGTAAATTACGCTGTATCCAATATCATCTCCTCTATTGTGTATGGCAACAGATTTGACTACAATGATCCTCAGTTTAAGGCTATGGTTAACAGAGCCAATGAGAATGTCAGGATTAatggctctgtctctgtgcag CTATTTAACATGTTCCCCTGGATCGGTCCCTTCATTATGAACTGGTGGAAGATATGGAGGAATGCAAAGGCCAACAGAAAGCAGATAACAGAACTCATAAATGGTCTAAAGAACACATTGAACCTTGAGGAACGTAGATGCTTCGTTGACTGCTTCCTCATCCGTCAGCAGAGTGAAGAA GAGTCAGGCAAGAAAGATTCGTTCTTTCATGAAGAGAACCTTTTCTTCAGCGTGATCCATCTGTTTGTGGCTGGGACAGATACTACAAGCACAACAATACGCTGGGGCCTCAAACTTATGGCCAAGTACCCACATATACAGG ACCGGGTCCAGGAGGAGATTGACAGGGTGATTGGCAGTCGGCAGCCAGTGGCAGAGGACAGGAAGAACTTACCTTATACAGATGCAGTGATCCATGAAGTTCAGAGACTGGCCAATATTGTACCCATGAGTCTCCCTCACACCACAAGTTGTGATGTTCACTTCAAGGGTTTTTTCATTGAAAAG GGAGCTCTTGTGTTTCCTCTGCTGACGTCTGTGTTAAGGGATGAGAATGAATGGGAGACCCCTTACACCTTTAACCCAGCACATTTCCTGGACCAGCAGGGTCGGTTTTGTAAGAAAGACGCCTTCATGCCCTTCTCTGCAG GTCGTAGGATATGTCTGGGAGAGAGTCTTGCCAGAATGgagctcttcctcttcttcacctCTCTCCTGCAGCACTTCCGCTTCACTCCTCCTCCAGGGGTGTCCGAGGACGAACTGGACCTGACATCAGTTTTAGGGATCACATTAAATCCTTCCCCCCACCAGCTGTGTGCAGTGGCCCGGTCCTGA